Proteins encoded together in one Janthinobacterium tructae window:
- a CDS encoding ribbon-helix-helix protein, CopG family, translating into MNNLSKVGRITKGVTSQPLGVRLAPDEVKEIETLAAAQQRSRAWLLRLLILRGLADYKRELASKPTH; encoded by the coding sequence ATGAATAATTTGTCAAAAGTCGGACGCATTACCAAAGGCGTCACCTCCCAGCCGCTTGGCGTTCGTCTGGCCCCTGACGAGGTAAAGGAAATCGAAACTCTCGCCGCAGCTCAACAGCGGTCACGCGCATGGCTCTTGCGCCTCCTGATCCTGCGCGGCCTCGCCGACTACAAGCGCGAACTCGCATCCAAACCCACCCACTAA
- a CDS encoding phage tail protein: MMMILGMFVFSLPTLAYHELQRQTEWKHASTARVGLRDAHQYVGPGDDTITLSGWVAPELTGSLYSLDALRMMADTGKSWILIQGTGRILGSYRITSMTEGRTILDGSGGARRVEFSITLKRDDDGVLAMVGLGDIGDLKNMLSIDGMTSSIAGAAKNAVGSVVGNVVGGITSKYGGVVREMKDKIGGSISGAIGSAADKFK; this comes from the coding sequence ATGATGATGATTTTAGGAATGTTCGTGTTCAGCCTGCCGACCCTGGCCTATCACGAGCTGCAGCGGCAAACGGAATGGAAGCACGCCAGCACGGCCCGCGTGGGCTTGCGCGACGCGCACCAGTACGTGGGGCCAGGTGATGACACGATTACCCTGTCGGGCTGGGTGGCGCCGGAACTGACCGGCTCCCTTTACTCGCTCGATGCGCTGCGCATGATGGCGGACACCGGTAAATCGTGGATTCTGATCCAGGGCACGGGCCGCATTCTCGGCTCCTACCGCATCACCAGCATGACCGAGGGCCGCACCATCCTTGACGGCAGCGGCGGCGCGCGGCGCGTCGAGTTCTCGATTACGCTCAAGCGCGACGACGACGGCGTGCTGGCCATGGTCGGCCTGGGCGACATCGGCGACCTGAAAAACATGCTCAGCATCGACGGCATGACTAGCAGCATTGCCGGCGCGGCCAAGAATGCCGTGGGCAGCGTAGTGGGCAATGTGGTCGGCGGCATCACGTCGAAATATGGCGGCGTCGTCAGAGAAATGAAAGACAAGATCGGCGGCAGCATCAGCGGCGCCATCGGCAGCGCGGCGGACAAGTTCAAATGA
- a CDS encoding GpE family phage tail protein, whose protein sequence is MADIAGVFHWTPAAMDCFTIDELMAWRERARQRSGAE, encoded by the coding sequence ATGGCCGACATTGCCGGCGTCTTCCACTGGACGCCGGCAGCGATGGACTGTTTTACGATTGATGAACTGATGGCCTGGCGCGAGCGCGCCAGGCAGAGAAGCGGAGCGGAATAG
- a CDS encoding phage tail assembly protein: MNNDTQNQAVIELDEPIKRGDTFITSLTVRKPKAGALRGISLIELANLNVSALQIVLPRITEPTLTAHDIANMDPADLLAVGAEVAGFLASKADRLSVSPAK; the protein is encoded by the coding sequence ATGAATAACGATACCCAAAACCAAGCCGTCATCGAACTGGACGAGCCGATCAAGCGCGGCGACACCTTCATCACCTCGCTCACCGTACGCAAACCCAAGGCGGGCGCCCTGCGCGGCATTTCCCTGATCGAGCTGGCCAACCTGAACGTGTCGGCCCTGCAGATCGTACTGCCGCGCATTACCGAACCGACTTTGACCGCGCACGACATCGCCAACATGGACCCGGCCGACCTGCTGGCCGTGGGCGCAGAGGTTGCCGGTTTTTTGGCGAGCAAAGCCGATCGCCTTTCGGTATCCCCGGCGAAGTAG
- a CDS encoding helix-turn-helix domain-containing protein: MKYFFDRLKEERKRLGLNQDEFAALGGVKKGAQFNYENGSRTPDSDYLAAVAAAGVDVLYLLTGEHALSALPADEHELLTGYRSMDVRGKAGVLGMISGMSSPTPPASQAGNAPHVETHGKIGQNFVGNIIGPQTFNVAGSGRKKEK; this comes from the coding sequence ATGAAGTATTTTTTTGATCGTCTTAAGGAAGAACGGAAGCGCCTTGGCCTCAATCAGGACGAGTTCGCTGCTCTTGGTGGGGTAAAAAAAGGTGCCCAGTTCAACTATGAAAACGGCTCCCGTACGCCAGATTCTGACTATTTGGCGGCCGTTGCTGCGGCTGGAGTAGATGTGTTGTATTTGCTGACAGGAGAACATGCGCTGTCAGCGTTGCCTGCGGACGAGCATGAACTGTTGACTGGCTATCGAAGTATGGACGTTCGCGGGAAAGCAGGCGTACTTGGGATGATTAGCGGCATGAGCTCGCCAACGCCCCCGGCATCCCAAGCAGGGAATGCCCCACACGTCGAAACCCACGGCAAGATTGGACAAAATTTCGTGGGGAACATCATTGGGCCGCAGACTTTTAATGTGGCCGGCAGCGGACGAAAAAAGGAAAAATAG
- a CDS encoding phage late control D family protein — protein MSEHIPAFKVSIEDKDLTAIVSPRLINLTLTLCRGDESDQLDISLDDSDGKLALPPRGAQIALALGWQSSGLVDMGKFTVDEVEHSGAPDTITLRARSANLIDTFKQQQEHSFHKTTLGAIIEAIAFRNELASGVSARLRDTAVEHIDQTHESDAAFLRRLGRKYDAVATVKNDTLLFIPINQSRTASGKALPVIPITRALGDGHRYHSAESDAYTGVRAFWHDERYARRRSVVAGVPGNSKRLRTTFANETDARAAAVAEWQRILRGLATFEMSLALGNPAVFPQSPVTVKGFKPEIDATEWLSVKVTHSLGGNGFTTRVEFETKTEAVEAEREEEKDPDEGVTGVVAKWKDVAAKKKKAGQEQAGAIGTLKTLEHLYKSKQAAKRAALHAWKHIEEVRDIIKENGEEH, from the coding sequence ATGAGCGAGCATATCCCCGCCTTCAAGGTCAGCATCGAGGACAAGGATTTGACGGCCATCGTTTCACCGCGGCTAATCAATCTGACCTTGACCCTGTGCCGTGGCGACGAGAGCGACCAGCTCGACATTTCCCTGGACGACAGCGACGGCAAGCTGGCCTTGCCGCCGCGCGGCGCGCAGATCGCCTTGGCGCTGGGCTGGCAATCGTCCGGCCTGGTGGACATGGGGAAGTTCACCGTGGACGAGGTGGAGCACAGCGGCGCGCCCGACACCATCACCCTGCGCGCCAGGTCGGCCAACCTGATCGACACGTTTAAACAGCAGCAGGAACACAGCTTCCACAAGACCACCCTGGGCGCCATCATCGAGGCGATCGCCTTTCGCAACGAGCTGGCGTCGGGCGTGTCGGCGCGCCTGCGCGATACCGCCGTCGAGCACATCGACCAGACCCACGAAAGCGATGCGGCCTTCCTGCGCCGCTTGGGCCGGAAGTACGACGCGGTGGCCACCGTCAAGAATGACACCCTGCTTTTCATTCCCATCAACCAGAGCCGCACCGCCAGCGGCAAGGCGCTGCCCGTGATCCCCATCACGCGCGCCCTGGGCGACGGCCACCGCTACCACAGCGCCGAAAGCGACGCCTACACGGGCGTGCGCGCCTTCTGGCATGACGAGCGCTACGCCCGGCGCCGCAGCGTGGTGGCCGGCGTGCCCGGCAACAGCAAGCGCCTGCGCACCACCTTCGCCAACGAAACGGACGCGCGCGCGGCGGCCGTGGCCGAATGGCAGCGCATCCTGCGCGGCCTGGCCACCTTTGAAATGAGCCTGGCCCTGGGCAACCCGGCCGTGTTCCCGCAATCGCCCGTGACGGTGAAGGGCTTCAAGCCCGAGATCGACGCCACCGAATGGCTATCAGTCAAGGTCACGCACAGCCTGGGCGGCAACGGCTTTACCACGCGTGTGGAATTTGAGACGAAAACGGAAGCGGTGGAGGCCGAACGCGAGGAAGAGAAAGACCCGGACGAAGGCGTCACGGGCGTGGTGGCCAAGTGGAAGGACGTGGCGGCGAAGAAGAAAAAGGCGGGGCAGGAGCAGGCTGGTGCTATAGGCACGCTCAAGACGCTGGAGCATCTTTACAAGAGCAAGCAGGCCGCGAAGCGAGCGGCGCTGCATGCTTGGAAACATATCGAAGAAGTGCGCGACATAATCAAAGAGAACGGCGAAGAACATTAG
- a CDS encoding phage tail sheath protein has translation MSTDYHHGVRVIEINEGSRPIRTVSTAVLGLIATADDADPAAFPLDTPVLVTNVLAAMGKAGKTGTLYRALEAIAAQTKPLTVVVRVAEGETEAETTSNAVGGVSPDGKYLGAQALLAAQSKLGVKPRILGAPGLDTQAVTNAMASVAQRLRAFVYASAYGCATVAAATTYRGQFGQREVMIIWPDFVNWDTATDAEASISAVAYAMGLRAKIDEETGWHKTLSNVVINGPTGITKDVFFDLQDPATDAGVLNAKEVTTLINMGGYRFWGSRTCEAPGGFFYFESYTRTAQVLADTIAEAHFSYVDVPLHPSLVRDLLESINAKFRDLKLQGYIIDGHAWYDEQYNDKTALKDGKLAIDYDYTPVPPLENLKFQQRITDRYLADFASRIAA, from the coding sequence ATGTCCACCGACTACCACCATGGCGTGCGCGTCATTGAAATCAACGAGGGTTCGCGCCCGATCCGCACCGTGTCCACCGCCGTGCTGGGCCTGATCGCCACGGCCGACGATGCCGACCCGGCGGCCTTCCCGCTCGATACCCCGGTGCTCGTCACCAACGTTCTGGCCGCCATGGGCAAGGCCGGCAAGACGGGCACCTTGTACCGCGCACTGGAAGCTATCGCCGCGCAGACCAAGCCGCTCACCGTCGTGGTGCGCGTGGCCGAAGGCGAAACGGAAGCGGAAACCACCAGCAACGCCGTGGGCGGCGTATCGCCAGATGGCAAGTACCTGGGCGCCCAGGCGCTGCTGGCCGCGCAAAGCAAGTTGGGCGTGAAACCGCGCATCCTTGGCGCGCCTGGCCTCGACACCCAGGCCGTCACCAACGCCATGGCCAGCGTGGCACAGCGCCTGCGCGCCTTCGTGTATGCCTCGGCCTATGGCTGCGCCACCGTCGCGGCGGCCACCACCTATCGCGGCCAGTTCGGCCAGCGCGAGGTCATGATCATCTGGCCGGATTTTGTGAACTGGGATACCGCCACCGATGCCGAGGCCAGCATTTCGGCCGTCGCTTACGCCATGGGCCTGCGCGCCAAGATCGACGAGGAAACGGGCTGGCACAAGACGCTGTCCAACGTCGTCATCAACGGCCCGACCGGCATCACCAAGGACGTGTTTTTCGACCTGCAAGACCCGGCCACCGATGCCGGCGTGCTCAACGCCAAGGAAGTAACCACCTTGATTAACATGGGCGGCTACCGTTTCTGGGGTTCGCGCACCTGCGAGGCGCCGGGCGGCTTCTTCTATTTCGAGAGCTACACGCGCACGGCCCAGGTGCTGGCCGACACCATCGCCGAAGCGCATTTCTCCTATGTCGATGTGCCCTTGCATCCGTCCCTGGTGCGCGACCTGCTGGAAAGCATCAATGCCAAGTTCCGCGACTTGAAATTGCAGGGCTACATCATCGACGGCCATGCCTGGTATGACGAGCAATACAACGACAAGACGGCGCTGAAAGACGGCAAGCTGGCCATCGACTACGACTACACGCCCGTGCCGCCGCTGGAAAACCTGAAATTCCAGCAGCGCATCACCGACCGCTACCTGGCCGACTTCGCCTCGCGCATCGCCGCGTAG
- a CDS encoding phage major tail tube protein, whose translation MGLPRKLKNFNLFQNGVSFMGMVPEVTLPKLSRKMEEYRAGGMSGPVSVDFGNEALSLEWSGGGLIAEALKQYGAHTHGAVQLRFAGAYQEDDDGTVAAVEVVVRGRYKEIDMGGAKMGDDTTHKYTMACSYYKLMIDGATVIELDFMSGTENFGGGDTNAAIRKAIGL comes from the coding sequence ATGGGCCTGCCCCGCAAACTGAAAAACTTCAACCTGTTCCAGAACGGTGTCTCCTTCATGGGCATGGTGCCCGAAGTCACCTTGCCAAAACTCAGCCGCAAGATGGAAGAGTACCGCGCCGGCGGCATGAGCGGCCCCGTGTCCGTGGACTTCGGCAATGAGGCGCTGTCGCTGGAATGGAGCGGCGGCGGCCTGATCGCCGAAGCACTGAAACAGTACGGCGCCCACACGCACGGCGCCGTGCAACTGCGCTTTGCCGGCGCCTACCAGGAAGACGATGACGGCACCGTCGCCGCCGTGGAAGTGGTTGTGCGCGGCCGTTACAAGGAAATCGACATGGGCGGCGCCAAGATGGGAGACGACACCACGCACAAATACACCATGGCTTGCAGCTACTACAAGCTGATGATCGACGGCGCCACCGTCATCGAACTGGACTTCATGAGCGGCACCGAGAACTTTGGCGGCGGCGACACCAACGCGGCCATCCGCAAGGCCATCGGCCTGTAA
- a CDS encoding P-loop ATPase, Sll1717 family: MDFNHGDRSEVLDWVAINSDVEERDNLLAWKMSNANPSQANISEWPLLPKVISRLEPLCLRKMTSFGDIAAEDDAVLNYFLKTPAVKEILDGKVLLVLGRKGSGKTALVRHFTEGQSGLNSRGLTLGQYPWKVHEQRADSSVNEVDAYVESWRYLIATQIAALLLAQPNIDLETEEAKSIAEFFTVNYGGLSPELGDILRPGKLMLSKASFEPQVMGSKLGSVTLERTNGDAGRELKALTDALLSAVESLGAQVGVEKIYLHFDELDRGLVVLDDARKNLLIGLIVAAREVSRTTALNFVKCVPIVYLRTDLWEGLNFSDKNKISQGKTLNLEWDSSSLSDLINERIKAIIGSSSNWDTISSPSLMRGSQKKWAHILARTFLRPRDVISFLNIALKLAVKRDLDKDVPLILENRDIVGAREKYSSYLKQELKDEIIPHWQYWEDALKAFSELATQTFKIDQFRVEYEKRKSTGNLLSPDEAISKLYEFSVVGYERRSGYGGSSWVFQYTTPEAGWDNAATNLKVHVGLKEVAKLREERTPGANLEGGAEN; this comes from the coding sequence ATGGATTTTAATCATGGTGATCGGTCAGAGGTTTTGGACTGGGTGGCGATAAATTCTGATGTTGAAGAGCGAGATAATCTTTTAGCTTGGAAAATGAGTAATGCCAATCCTTCGCAAGCTAATATTAGCGAATGGCCTCTTCTTCCAAAAGTAATTTCCCGGCTCGAACCTCTCTGCCTAAGGAAAATGACCAGTTTTGGGGATATTGCTGCGGAAGACGACGCCGTTTTAAACTATTTCTTGAAAACACCCGCAGTTAAAGAAATTTTGGATGGCAAAGTATTACTGGTTTTAGGTCGCAAAGGGTCTGGTAAGACTGCTCTGGTACGGCACTTTACTGAAGGTCAAAGTGGATTAAATTCTCGCGGCTTAACTCTTGGTCAATACCCTTGGAAAGTTCACGAGCAAAGAGCTGATTCTTCTGTAAATGAAGTAGACGCATATGTGGAGTCTTGGCGTTATCTTATTGCGACTCAAATAGCTGCGTTATTGTTGGCGCAGCCAAATATTGACCTGGAGACCGAGGAGGCAAAGTCTATTGCTGAGTTTTTTACTGTAAATTATGGCGGATTGTCGCCGGAACTCGGTGATATTCTTCGGCCCGGGAAATTAATGCTATCTAAAGCTTCATTCGAGCCTCAAGTTATGGGAAGTAAACTAGGGAGCGTTACCCTAGAGCGTACGAATGGAGATGCGGGGCGTGAATTGAAAGCTCTGACTGATGCGCTTTTATCTGCAGTGGAATCACTAGGTGCGCAAGTAGGTGTTGAAAAAATATATCTACATTTTGATGAGCTAGATCGTGGTTTAGTTGTACTTGATGATGCTCGGAAAAACTTGTTGATAGGGTTGATTGTCGCTGCGCGTGAAGTGTCTCGTACAACGGCTCTTAATTTCGTGAAGTGTGTGCCAATTGTTTATTTGCGTACAGATCTTTGGGAAGGTCTGAACTTTTCTGATAAAAATAAAATTTCGCAAGGGAAAACCCTTAACCTTGAGTGGGATTCGAGTTCTCTTTCCGACCTAATTAACGAACGTATTAAGGCGATCATCGGAAGTAGTTCTAATTGGGATACTATTTCTTCGCCAAGCCTAATGCGTGGATCACAGAAGAAATGGGCGCATATTCTTGCGCGTACATTTCTGCGCCCAAGAGATGTTATTAGCTTTCTTAATATAGCCCTAAAATTGGCAGTAAAACGCGATCTCGATAAGGATGTACCGCTAATTTTGGAGAATCGGGATATTGTTGGTGCTCGTGAAAAATATTCTTCCTACCTAAAGCAAGAATTGAAGGATGAAATTATTCCTCATTGGCAATATTGGGAGGATGCATTGAAAGCTTTTTCTGAGCTTGCCACGCAAACATTCAAGATCGATCAGTTCAGAGTGGAGTATGAAAAGAGAAAGTCCACGGGGAATTTGTTAAGTCCAGACGAGGCTATCTCTAAGTTGTATGAATTTTCTGTTGTGGGGTACGAAAGGCGCAGCGGTTATGGTGGCTCATCTTGGGTTTTTCAATATACTACCCCAGAAGCAGGGTGGGACAATGCTGCCACAAATTTGAAAGTACATGTGGGACTTAAGGAAGTAGCAAAGCTGCGAGAAGAAAGGACACCCGGTGCGAATTTGGAAGGAGGGGCCGAAAATTAA
- a CDS encoding phage tail tape measure protein, which produces MAGRDLKLQVVFAALDKITGPLKKIMGGSSDTAKALKATSDRLRDLNAQQKNISKFRELHGGLDATRVKLEAAQQKVAGLAVKMKQAEAPTRAMTREFNAAVKAAGALKTAGQQQAQQLQVMRERLAGAGIGTKDLANHERTLRREIEATNKTMTLQQQKLANAATKQQRVTNATQHADKLRNKAGNLAMAGAGATATGAVIGAPVVKGLNEAKHYQTEVGRVNALGLGDKVSAEAVAFARNMKTYGTSQLDNLQLMRDGMSAFADVHHAEMVAPTLAKMKFANHAFFGEAEGADNERKFMDMLKVIELRGGLESKEKFEAQANIVQQVITSTGGRVGPNEWLNMIKTGGIAAKGLKDDAFYYQMEPLVQEMSGNRVGTSLMSAYQNLYQGRTTKRSAKKLEEFGLIGDKSKVKHDKAGQVSFLDPGALLGAELFRENQFEWLEKVLLPQLAKKGITEKKQVLDAIGSIFSNRTASNLYSQMYLQRVQIHKNEKLNRGAADIGRLEKLGRDSAAGKELEAQSKLANLKLTMGEKILPLYAQGLELAISAVQRLNGFMERNPTVAKVMITAFAVLAGLLLVLGPLMLGIAAMIGPYAMLHVMFAKMGVKGGVLTPILRGLGGAFMWAGRAVLWLGRALLMNPIGIAITVIAGAAYLIYKYWEPIKAFFTGIWSHIKTAFAGGIGGVSALIANWSPLGLFYRAFAGVLGWFGITLPATFTDFGASILQRITASWQPIAAFFADIWSRLRTVCAGGMGNITALIINWSPVGVFYQAFAGVLSWFGIKLPAQFTEFGANILRGLVNGITGSMGAVKDAISNAGSSTIAWFKEKLGIHSPSRVFAQLGDYTMQGLAVGLDRSEGAPIAKVSGLAQRLTQLGAGIAIGTATALPASAFDTRAPLSQGGFGAGMTIQGDKIEITFHVQAGTDPQAIARAVSTALDQRDREKAARIRSSLRDHD; this is translated from the coding sequence ATGGCTGGTCGGGATTTGAAGTTACAGGTAGTGTTTGCAGCGCTGGACAAAATCACCGGCCCGCTGAAAAAAATCATGGGCGGCTCTAGCGACACGGCCAAGGCCTTGAAGGCCACCAGTGACCGCTTGCGCGACCTGAACGCCCAGCAAAAGAACATCAGCAAATTCCGCGAGCTGCATGGCGGCCTGGACGCCACGCGCGTCAAGCTGGAAGCGGCGCAACAAAAAGTGGCCGGCCTGGCCGTCAAGATGAAACAGGCGGAGGCGCCCACGCGCGCCATGACGCGCGAATTTAACGCCGCCGTCAAAGCGGCCGGCGCCTTGAAGACAGCCGGCCAGCAGCAGGCCCAGCAACTGCAGGTCATGCGCGAGCGCCTTGCGGGCGCCGGCATCGGCACCAAAGACCTGGCCAACCACGAGCGCACCTTGCGCCGCGAGATCGAGGCCACCAACAAAACCATGACGCTGCAGCAGCAGAAGCTGGCTAACGCGGCCACCAAGCAGCAGCGCGTCACCAATGCCACCCAGCATGCCGACAAGCTGCGCAACAAGGCGGGCAATCTGGCCATGGCCGGCGCTGGCGCGACCGCCACGGGCGCCGTCATCGGCGCGCCCGTCGTCAAGGGACTGAACGAGGCCAAGCACTATCAAACGGAAGTGGGCCGCGTCAACGCCCTTGGCCTGGGCGACAAAGTGTCAGCTGAAGCCGTCGCCTTCGCGCGCAACATGAAAACCTACGGCACCAGCCAGCTCGACAACCTGCAACTGATGCGCGACGGCATGAGCGCCTTCGCCGATGTACACCACGCGGAAATGGTCGCCCCTACCCTGGCCAAGATGAAGTTTGCCAATCACGCCTTCTTTGGCGAGGCCGAAGGCGCCGACAATGAACGCAAATTTATGGACATGCTCAAGGTCATCGAGCTGCGCGGCGGCCTGGAGAGCAAGGAAAAGTTCGAAGCCCAGGCCAATATCGTGCAGCAGGTGATTACCTCCACGGGCGGGCGCGTCGGGCCGAATGAATGGCTGAACATGATCAAGACGGGCGGCATCGCCGCCAAGGGTTTGAAGGATGACGCCTTTTACTACCAGATGGAACCGCTGGTGCAGGAAATGAGCGGCAACCGCGTCGGCACGTCCCTGATGAGCGCCTACCAGAACTTGTACCAGGGCCGCACGACGAAGCGTTCGGCCAAGAAGCTGGAAGAGTTCGGCCTGATTGGCGACAAGAGCAAGGTCAAGCACGACAAGGCGGGGCAAGTCTCGTTCCTCGATCCCGGCGCGCTGCTGGGCGCGGAACTGTTCCGCGAAAACCAATTCGAATGGCTGGAAAAGGTGCTGTTGCCGCAACTGGCCAAGAAGGGCATCACGGAAAAGAAACAGGTGCTCGACGCCATCGGCAGCATTTTTTCCAACCGCACCGCGTCGAACCTGTATTCGCAGATGTACTTGCAGCGCGTGCAGATCCACAAAAATGAAAAACTCAACCGTGGCGCCGCCGATATCGGCCGGCTGGAAAAGCTGGGGCGCGACTCGGCGGCCGGCAAGGAACTGGAGGCGCAGTCCAAGCTGGCCAACTTGAAACTGACCATGGGCGAGAAAATCTTGCCGCTATACGCGCAGGGGCTGGAACTGGCCATCAGCGCCGTGCAGCGCTTGAATGGCTTCATGGAGCGCAATCCGACCGTGGCCAAGGTCATGATTACCGCCTTCGCCGTGCTGGCGGGCCTGCTGCTGGTGCTCGGGCCGCTGATGCTGGGCATTGCCGCCATGATCGGCCCGTATGCCATGCTGCACGTCATGTTCGCCAAGATGGGCGTGAAGGGCGGCGTGCTCACGCCCATCTTGCGTGGCCTGGGCGGCGCCTTCATGTGGGCGGGACGCGCTGTGCTGTGGCTGGGCCGCGCCCTTCTGATGAACCCGATCGGCATCGCCATCACGGTCATTGCGGGCGCCGCCTATCTGATCTATAAATACTGGGAACCGATTAAGGCGTTTTTCACAGGCATCTGGTCGCACATCAAGACAGCCTTTGCTGGCGGCATTGGCGGCGTCAGCGCCTTGATCGCCAATTGGTCACCGCTGGGCCTGTTCTATCGTGCCTTCGCGGGTGTGCTGGGCTGGTTCGGCATCACGCTGCCGGCCACGTTCACCGACTTCGGCGCCAGCATCCTGCAGCGCATTACCGCATCCTGGCAACCTATCGCCGCATTCTTCGCCGATATCTGGTCGCGCCTGCGCACCGTCTGCGCTGGCGGCATGGGCAACATCACGGCCCTGATTATCAACTGGTCACCCGTCGGCGTGTTTTATCAGGCGTTCGCGGGCGTGTTGAGCTGGTTCGGCATCAAGCTGCCGGCCCAGTTCACCGAGTTCGGCGCCAACATCCTGCGCGGCCTGGTCAACGGCATCACCGGTTCCATGGGTGCCGTCAAGGACGCCATCAGCAATGCCGGTTCCAGCACCATTGCCTGGTTCAAGGAAAAGTTGGGCATCCACAGCCCGAGCCGCGTGTTTGCCCAGCTGGGCGACTACACCATGCAGGGCCTGGCCGTGGGCCTGGACCGCAGCGAGGGGGCGCCCATTGCCAAGGTATCGGGCCTGGCGCAGCGCCTGACGCAACTGGGCGCCGGCATCGCCATCGGCACGGCCACGGCATTACCCGCAAGCGCCTTCGACACGCGTGCCCCGCTGTCCCAGGGCGGGTTCGGCGCCGGCATGACCATCCAGGGCGACAAGATCGAAATCACCTTCCACGTGCAGGCCGGCACCGATCCGCAGGCCATCGCCCGCGCCGTGAGCACGGCGCTCGACCAGCGCGACCGCGAAAAGGCGGCGCGCATCCGCTCGTCCCTGCGCGACCACGATTAA